The Macrococcoides canis genome has a window encoding:
- a CDS encoding Na(+)/H(+) antiporter subunit F1: MSIIILKTALIIYTIAIAVVMIRIIKGPSLPDRVIAFDSISAMLMSFVGVLSIVMKTTYFFEAILIIGVVSFISTIATSRFIERGVIFERKR, translated from the coding sequence ATGAGTATAATAATATTAAAGACAGCATTAATCATCTATACGATTGCAATTGCAGTAGTAATGATCAGAATTATTAAAGGACCATCTTTACCGGATAGAGTTATCGCATTTGACAGCATTAGTGCAATGTTAATGTCATTTGTAGGAGTGTTATCTATTGTCATGAAGACAACATACTTTTTTGAAGCAATATTGATTATTGGCGTTGTGTCATTTATCAGTACGATTGCAACAAGTCGTTTTATAGAGAGAGGTGTAATCTTTGAACGTAAACGATAG
- a CDS encoding Na+/H+ antiporter subunit G codes for MNVNDSAINIILSIVILTGSVMALISAIGIIKFNDVFTRSHAATKSSTLAVLLTLSGVLLYFYINENFLSFRLILGILFLYLTSPVAGHLITRAAYNSGVEMHLHGKKGKNLNAYVAQHEEQNKISNENI; via the coding sequence TTGAACGTAAACGATAGCGCGATTAATATTATCTTATCTATTGTGATATTAACTGGAAGTGTGATGGCACTTATTAGTGCGATAGGCATCATTAAGTTTAATGATGTTTTTACAAGAAGCCACGCTGCAACGAAGAGCTCAACACTGGCAGTGCTTTTAACATTAAGCGGTGTATTGCTATATTTTTATATTAACGAAAACTTCTTGAGCTTTAGACTTATATTAGGCATATTATTCTTATACTTAACAAGTCCAGTGGCAGGACATTTAATTACAAGAGCCGCGTATAATAGCGGTGTTGAAATGCATCTTCACGGCAAAAAAGGAAAAAACTTAAATGCATACGTTGCACAACACGAAGAACAAAATAAAATAAGTAATGAAAATATATAA
- a CDS encoding NAD(P)-binding oxidoreductase — protein sequence MKKSLIIGANGGVGKHLVRKLNERNIDFTAGVRKEAQLEALKSEGIDAIYIDVEKQSIEELAALFKPYDQILFSVGSGGNTGADMTIIVDLDGAVKAIKASEIAGDKHFIMVSTYDSRREAFDASGDLKPYTIAKHYADEYLRSTQLKHTIVHPGALTDDPATGLFDISSQFTDVKHPSITREDVAEVLVSVLTDTKLKGQEFQMVNGELDLSEAIDKYLKA from the coding sequence ATGAAAAAATCTTTAATCATTGGAGCAAATGGTGGTGTTGGTAAACATCTCGTACGTAAATTGAATGAACGTAATATTGATTTTACTGCTGGTGTCAGAAAAGAAGCACAATTAGAAGCTTTGAAGTCAGAAGGTATAGATGCAATTTATATTGATGTTGAAAAACAATCGATAGAGGAGTTAGCGGCACTATTTAAACCATATGACCAAATCTTATTTTCTGTGGGCTCTGGTGGCAATACGGGTGCTGATATGACGATCATCGTGGACTTAGACGGTGCAGTAAAAGCGATAAAAGCAAGTGAAATTGCAGGAGACAAACATTTTATTATGGTATCAACTTACGACTCACGTAGAGAAGCTTTCGATGCATCAGGAGATTTAAAACCATATACAATCGCGAAACATTATGCTGATGAATATTTAAGAAGTACTCAATTAAAACACACGATAGTTCATCCAGGTGCTTTAACTGATGATCCAGCTACAGGTTTATTCGATATTAGCAGCCAGTTTACAGATGTTAAACATCCGTCGATTACAAGAGAAGATGTCGCAGAGGTCTTAGTTTCAGTATTAACAGATACAAAACTCAAAGGCCAAGAATTCCAGATGGTTAATGGTGAATTAGACTTATCCGAAGCAATCGATAAGTATTTAAAAGCTTAA
- the argF gene encoding ornithine carbamoyltransferase, with amino-acid sequence MNKYSTINTKHLKNKSFLKTIDFSKEEIHQFIDFAMILKEEKKNNIPHKLLQDKNIALIFEKPSTRTRAAFSVAASDLGAHIDYYGKNELHLGKKETVQDTAKVLGRMYDGIEFRGHEHDDVELLAKFADVPVWNGLTDEWHPTQMIADFLTIKEYFGKIEGKTLSYIGDGRNNIANDLLVTGALLGVNVNIISPESLFPEKNVVDEALSYADVSGATIKITSNIEDTIKHSDVIYTDVWFSMGESSDVIQERINLLLPFQVNESLLEKTDNQEVIVMHCLPAFHNADTEVGRQIEAQYGISEMEITEKVFNSKNAIIFEQAENRLHSIKSIMALTLGDLQGTLFV; translated from the coding sequence ATGAATAAATATTCAACTATTAATACAAAGCATTTAAAGAATAAAAGCTTTTTAAAAACGATTGATTTTTCTAAAGAAGAAATCCATCAATTTATTGATTTTGCAATGATTCTAAAAGAAGAGAAAAAGAATAATATCCCTCATAAATTACTACAAGATAAAAATATCGCTTTAATCTTTGAGAAGCCTTCGACAAGAACGAGAGCCGCATTCAGTGTTGCAGCAAGTGATTTAGGAGCACACATCGATTATTATGGTAAGAACGAACTCCACTTAGGAAAGAAAGAGACAGTACAAGATACTGCGAAAGTTCTAGGGCGCATGTATGATGGTATAGAATTTAGAGGCCATGAGCATGATGATGTAGAACTACTTGCAAAATTTGCAGATGTTCCTGTGTGGAATGGACTTACTGATGAATGGCATCCTACTCAGATGATAGCGGATTTTCTGACGATTAAAGAGTACTTCGGAAAGATTGAAGGGAAAACTTTGTCCTATATTGGTGATGGGCGTAACAATATCGCAAATGATCTCTTAGTTACGGGTGCACTTTTAGGGGTCAATGTTAATATCATCTCTCCAGAATCTTTATTTCCTGAAAAAAATGTTGTTGATGAAGCTTTAAGCTATGCTGATGTTTCTGGTGCAACGATTAAAATCACTTCTAATATTGAGGATACGATTAAACATAGTGATGTGATTTATACAGATGTATGGTTTTCTATGGGTGAATCAAGTGATGTTATACAAGAGCGTATCAATTTATTATTACCTTTCCAGGTTAATGAATCGCTTCTTGAAAAGACAGATAATCAAGAAGTAATTGTGATGCATTGTTTACCTGCATTTCATAATGCAGACACAGAAGTTGGCAGACAGATTGAGGCGCAGTATGGCATAAGTGAAATGGAGATTACGGAGAAAGTATTTAATAGTAAGAATGCCATTATATTCGAACAGGCAGAGAATCGTCTTCATTCGATTAAATCAATTATGGCTTTAACATTAGGTGATCTGCAAGGTACGTTATTTGTTTAA
- a CDS encoding GNAT family N-acetyltransferase encodes MQVKHGNSKFYIGDSEQTPKAMMTYVKTGEGLIIIDHTEVSDELRGQGAGYSMVDAAVQYARDNELKIVPLCPFAKSVFDKKSEYKDVLK; translated from the coding sequence ATGCAAGTAAAACATGGTAATAGTAAATTTTATATTGGAGATTCAGAACAAACTCCAAAGGCGATGATGACATATGTGAAAACAGGAGAAGGATTAATCATTATCGATCATACTGAAGTTTCAGATGAACTACGTGGTCAAGGTGCAGGATATAGCATGGTAGATGCAGCAGTCCAATACGCTCGTGATAATGAATTGAAAATTGTCCCTCTCTGCCCATTTGCCAAAAGTGTATTTGATAAAAAATCAGAATATAAAGACGTTCTAAAGTAA
- a CDS encoding NADPH-dependent FMN reductase has protein sequence MKNIVFVCGSLRNGSYNRIYMETMIQHVPEDWSIKEVSFKDVPLYNFDLEGEQEPQAVTEFRDALSEADGIIIVTPEYNTGVPGPLKNAIDWASRVKNKGDKSPLVDRPFAIAGCSPGATGSALSQAQLRQTLTAMNAHIMPGPKLIIGKVHELITPEQTIEDARTISYMKRFVDAFDVYIDRLN, from the coding sequence ATGAAAAATATCGTATTTGTATGTGGAAGCTTGAGAAATGGGTCTTATAACCGTATATATATGGAGACAATGATACAGCATGTACCTGAAGATTGGTCGATTAAAGAAGTTTCTTTTAAAGATGTGCCATTATATAACTTTGATCTTGAAGGAGAACAGGAACCACAAGCAGTCACAGAATTCCGTGATGCATTAAGTGAAGCGGATGGAATTATCATTGTAACGCCTGAATACAATACCGGCGTACCAGGTCCGTTAAAAAATGCGATTGACTGGGCCTCACGTGTAAAAAATAAAGGGGATAAGTCACCGCTTGTAGATCGTCCATTTGCTATTGCCGGATGCTCACCAGGTGCAACTGGAAGTGCTTTATCACAAGCACAGCTTAGACAAACATTAACTGCAATGAATGCACATATTATGCCGGGACCAAAGTTGATCATCGGTAAAGTCCACGAATTAATTACACCAGAACAGACCATTGAAGATGCTCGTACAATCTCATACATGAAACGTTTCGTAGATGCTTTCGATGTTTATATCGATCGACTTAATTAA
- the brnQ gene encoding branched-chain amino acid transport system II carrier protein: MNINSKTKLTFKENMFIGSMLFGLFFGAGNLIFPIHFGQTAGSNVWLTNLGFLITAIGLPFLGIIAIGISKTNGVFDISMRVNRTYAYIFTILLYLVIGPLFALPRLATTSFEIAFSSFITESNSKVFLFIFSLIFFVIAWLFSRKPSKILDYIGKFLNPVFLFLLGVLMLLAFIRPMGSISEAPIQADYQSNAVLKGFIDGYNTLDALASLAFGIIIVTTIKKLGVTNPAHIAKETVKSGLISIVLMGLIYTLLALMGTMSIGQFKVSDNGGIALAQIAHYYLGDYGIILLSLIIIVACLKTAIGLITAFSETFTELFPKRSYLMFATVVSIVSFTIANVGLTKIITYSIPVLMFLYPLAITLILLTLFSKYFNHSRTVYQFTTYFTLIAAFIDGLKASPEFIANTAISKNIVGFGEQYLPLSSIGMGWVLPAIIGFIVGYIIYISKGRNAVVE, encoded by the coding sequence ATGAATATTAATTCAAAAACAAAGTTAACATTTAAAGAAAACATGTTCATTGGATCAATGCTCTTCGGATTATTCTTCGGAGCAGGAAATTTAATATTTCCAATCCACTTTGGTCAGACTGCAGGGAGTAATGTATGGTTAACGAATCTCGGGTTTTTAATTACTGCAATCGGATTGCCGTTTCTTGGTATTATTGCAATTGGTATTTCTAAGACGAATGGTGTATTTGATATCTCGATGCGTGTCAATCGTACATATGCATATATTTTCACCATTCTTCTTTATCTTGTGATAGGACCATTATTTGCTTTACCAAGGCTCGCAACGACTTCATTTGAAATTGCCTTTTCATCTTTTATTACAGAAAGTAACAGCAAAGTCTTCTTATTTATTTTCAGCTTAATTTTCTTTGTGATTGCATGGCTATTTTCTCGTAAACCTTCAAAGATTTTAGATTACATCGGTAAATTTTTGAATCCTGTCTTTTTATTCTTGCTAGGTGTACTCATGTTGCTTGCTTTTATTCGCCCAATGGGAAGTATTAGTGAGGCACCGATTCAGGCTGACTACCAATCAAACGCTGTTTTAAAAGGATTTATTGATGGTTACAATACACTGGATGCCCTGGCATCATTAGCATTTGGTATTATTATTGTTACGACGATTAAGAAACTAGGAGTTACTAATCCAGCCCATATTGCAAAGGAAACAGTTAAATCAGGACTTATCAGCATAGTGCTTATGGGATTAATCTATACTTTGCTAGCACTTATGGGAACGATGAGTATCGGACAGTTTAAAGTGAGCGATAACGGTGGCATTGCATTAGCTCAAATCGCACACTATTATTTAGGGGACTACGGAATAATCTTATTATCGCTTATTATTATCGTAGCATGTTTAAAAACTGCGATTGGATTAATTACGGCATTCTCAGAGACGTTTACGGAATTATTTCCGAAAAGAAGCTATTTAATGTTTGCAACAGTGGTGAGTATTGTTTCATTTACGATCGCTAATGTAGGATTAACAAAAATTATCACTTACTCAATACCAGTACTGATGTTTCTGTATCCTCTAGCGATTACACTTATACTGTTGACGTTATTTAGCAAATACTTCAATCATTCACGCACAGTATATCAGTTTACAACATATTTCACGCTTATCGCCGCATTTATTGATGGATTGAAAGCGAGTCCAGAATTTATTGCGAATACCGCAATATCTAAAAATATAGTGGGCTTCGGAGAACAATACTTACCCTTATCTTCTATAGGTATGGGATGGGTGTTGCCGGCGATTATAGGTTTTATAGTTGGTTATATTATCTATATATCAAAAGGCAGAAATGCTGTAGTAGAATAA
- a CDS encoding organic hydroperoxide resistance protein, with product MSKVLYETTVISKGGRDGKVFSEDNSFYLDIASPKALGGNATTESNPEQLFAAGYSACFNSALTLILKKAGVKNVDPEVRGTAMLLSDETDGGFKLAANLEVRLDGVPQEDGEKFVATAHDFCPYSKALKNSIDVELTVIGD from the coding sequence ATGAGCAAAGTTTTATATGAAACAACTGTAATTAGTAAAGGCGGACGTGATGGAAAAGTATTTAGCGAGGATAATTCATTTTATTTAGATATTGCTTCTCCTAAAGCATTAGGTGGTAATGCAACAACTGAATCTAACCCTGAACAACTATTTGCTGCTGGTTATAGCGCTTGTTTCAATAGTGCTTTAACACTCATCCTTAAAAAGGCTGGTGTAAAAAATGTAGATCCAGAAGTAAGAGGTACAGCAATGTTATTAAGTGATGAGACAGACGGTGGTTTCAAATTAGCTGCTAACTTAGAAGTACGATTAGACGGAGTTCCACAGGAAGATGGAGAAAAGTTCGTTGCAACTGCACATGATTTCTGTCCATATTCTAAAGCATTAAAAAATTCTATTGATGTTGAGCTTACTGTCATTGGCGATTAA
- a CDS encoding MarR family winged helix-turn-helix transcriptional regulator, giving the protein MRELGSHLSKQLCFSYYNVNRLFNQFYKESLKSFGLTYTQYLTLVSLWDKPSQYLNELGSELDLASNTLTPLLKRLEEKGYIIRLKPEKDKRQLIVQLTDEGKALQQQVESRLLECFANFEGLDEDKALQLIDQNNRMIQLLQQKEK; this is encoded by the coding sequence ATGAGAGAATTAGGGAGTCATCTATCAAAACAGTTATGTTTTTCATACTATAATGTGAATCGGTTATTTAATCAGTTTTATAAAGAATCATTAAAATCTTTTGGGTTAACGTATACACAATATTTAACGCTAGTATCATTATGGGATAAGCCAAGTCAATATTTAAATGAGTTAGGCTCTGAGCTAGACTTAGCTAGTAATACATTAACACCGTTACTTAAGCGTTTAGAAGAAAAGGGATATATAATCCGTTTGAAACCAGAAAAAGATAAACGACAGTTAATCGTTCAACTTACTGATGAGGGTAAAGCTTTGCAGCAGCAAGTTGAAAGTAGGTTGCTGGAATGCTTTGCAAATTTTGAAGGGTTAGATGAAGATAAAGCGTTACAATTGATTGATCAAAATAATCGTATGATTCAATTGTTGCAACAAAAAGAAAAATAA
- a CDS encoding tetratricopeptide repeat protein, protein MNYPKYTIDEFTLREVLINKDETMSWCKQNEDNREVVSFLRMLGELETAKKFGHKFLLSTENNLQKTKALLRLASVYHWSNEFEIAKELFDECININNDIVTEAFIYQHLSKMYFDKKDYEHSHICALRAHKIRSNFDQDRLASTELILKRLSDFL, encoded by the coding sequence ATGAATTATCCTAAATATACTATTGATGAATTCACTTTAAGAGAAGTTTTGATTAACAAGGACGAAACAATGAGCTGGTGTAAACAAAACGAAGACAATAGAGAAGTCGTTTCATTTTTAAGGATGTTAGGTGAATTAGAAACTGCTAAAAAATTTGGTCATAAATTTTTACTATCTACTGAAAATAATTTACAGAAAACTAAAGCTTTATTACGTTTAGCAAGCGTTTATCATTGGAGCAATGAATTTGAAATAGCAAAAGAACTATTCGATGAGTGCATAAATATAAACAATGATATAGTAACAGAAGCATTTATTTATCAACATCTGTCAAAAATGTATTTTGATAAAAAAGACTATGAACACTCTCATATATGTGCTCTAAGAGCTCATAAAATCAGATCAAATTTTGATCAGGATAGGCTAGCCTCTACTGAATTAATATTAAAAAGGCTTTCAGATTTTCTGTAA
- a CDS encoding GNAT family N-acetyltransferase: protein MHLEEVSESNIEDVIKLDLKDSQKMYVATNLRSIADAYIYRNEGVCPFAVKKNDIVVGFIMFDRHDTDESTCIIWRMMIGHEFQGNGYGKEMIKLAKKYAKERGYNTLMADYVKGNNVVRSLLISNGFVERGIDNYNQVIMSIEL, encoded by the coding sequence ATGCATTTAGAGGAAGTTAGTGAAAGTAATATAGAAGATGTTATAAAACTTGATTTAAAAGATTCTCAAAAAATGTATGTGGCTACAAATTTAAGATCAATAGCAGATGCTTATATTTATAGGAATGAAGGTGTATGTCCATTTGCAGTAAAAAAGAATGATATAGTGGTCGGTTTTATTATGTTTGACAGACATGACACAGATGAATCAACTTGTATTATTTGGAGAATGATGATAGGGCATGAATTTCAAGGGAATGGCTATGGTAAGGAGATGATAAAGTTAGCAAAAAAATATGCAAAAGAGAGAGGTTATAATACTTTAATGGCAGATTATGTGAAAGGTAATAATGTGGTAAGGTCATTGTTAATCTCGAATGGTTTTGTAGAGAGAGGTATCGACAATTACAACCAAGTAATTATGAGTATTGAATTATAA
- a CDS encoding beta-channel forming cytolysin, with amino-acid sequence MIIKKTLSTLLLSTLLMPSAMTHAAETSQPIGNGAVVHKTTANADSPENDIAQILNFNFIKDKNYDKEILILKTSGTIHSGYQAPDPRQYNSSSLRWGAQYNVKVQVAGNDSTNIVNYAPKNQNESHEVTSTVGYGVGGNINVSNTLSGGANSSYNFSETVNYQQASYKTSLLKRTNLKNVGWEVEANKIYVNGYGPYTRAQHYNERYGNELFLASRQSSAYAGQNFVHKSAMPVLARENFNPEFISVLTHRPSDNDRDTFINVIYERRTDKYQNFWNGFHWWGQNLKNHEGKSLVATYKINWKDHTAVLQNTEVKY; translated from the coding sequence ATGATAATCAAAAAAACACTCTCAACCTTGTTATTAAGCACATTGTTAATGCCTTCTGCAATGACACACGCAGCAGAAACATCTCAACCTATCGGTAATGGTGCAGTCGTACATAAGACGACAGCTAATGCTGATTCACCAGAAAATGATATCGCACAAATATTAAATTTCAACTTCATTAAAGATAAGAATTATGATAAAGAAATTTTAATCTTAAAAACATCCGGAACAATTCATTCAGGTTATCAAGCACCAGACCCAAGACAATATAATTCGAGCTCATTAAGATGGGGTGCTCAATACAATGTAAAGGTGCAAGTTGCAGGTAACGATAGCACGAATATTGTGAACTATGCACCCAAAAATCAAAATGAATCTCACGAAGTAACGAGCACTGTAGGATACGGTGTCGGCGGAAATATCAATGTATCAAATACTTTAAGCGGTGGTGCGAACAGTTCATATAACTTTAGTGAAACAGTTAATTATCAGCAAGCAAGCTATAAAACTTCCTTACTTAAACGCACTAATTTAAAGAATGTAGGATGGGAAGTTGAAGCAAACAAAATTTATGTTAATGGCTATGGACCATATACCCGTGCACAGCACTATAACGAAAGATATGGTAATGAATTATTTTTAGCTTCTCGACAAAGTAGTGCTTATGCCGGACAAAACTTCGTACATAAATCAGCAATGCCCGTTCTTGCAAGAGAAAACTTTAATCCAGAATTTATTTCTGTTTTAACTCATAGACCATCTGACAATGATAGAGATACATTCATTAATGTCATTTATGAAAGACGTACAGATAAATATCAAAATTTCTGGAATGGCTTCCATTGGTGGGGACAGAACTTGAAGAATCATGAAGGAAAATCATTAGTAGCAACATATAAAATTAATTGGAAAGATCATACCGCTGTATTACAAAATACTGAAGTGAAATATTAA
- a CDS encoding leukocidin family pore-forming toxin — MKKTLLSASIVLTLAAAPITVHDVRAETNNISIQQIGDGAEVIKRTEDSFNPKYGITQNIQFDFIKDKNFNKDALIIQMQGHIQSRNQYRWYKNPSTKTAQMLWPSKYHIKFKSNDPNTNIVRFLPKNNIESVDVSQTTGYSIGGDFGAGGGLSGGLNSGYNYSKSISYNQQSYKSELKQHSSKFIAWDVTANEFQLDGRRFNAQDKNAFVGWDSYATKPRDFFWEDTELPVLIKSGFNPSFVTTLTKEKNTPDTSVFEITYGRTLDITNAWKTSTHSGVSYLNSQHQSEVYKDRNYTVKYQVNWNTHEVKIIN; from the coding sequence ATGAAAAAAACATTACTTTCAGCAAGTATTGTTCTAACACTTGCAGCAGCCCCAATTACAGTACATGATGTTCGTGCTGAAACTAACAACATCAGTATTCAGCAAATCGGTGATGGTGCTGAAGTCATCAAACGAACAGAAGACTCCTTTAATCCGAAGTACGGAATTACACAAAATATTCAATTCGACTTCATTAAAGACAAGAACTTCAACAAAGATGCTTTAATCATTCAAATGCAGGGGCATATCCAGTCCAGAAATCAATACAGATGGTATAAGAACCCTTCCACAAAAACTGCACAAATGCTCTGGCCATCAAAATATCATATAAAATTTAAATCAAATGATCCTAATACGAACATTGTACGTTTCTTACCTAAAAACAATATTGAATCCGTAGATGTATCTCAAACTACAGGATATTCTATTGGTGGAGACTTTGGGGCAGGTGGAGGACTTTCAGGTGGACTTAATTCCGGTTACAACTACAGTAAGTCTATTTCATACAATCAACAAAGTTATAAAAGTGAGTTAAAACAGCATTCTTCTAAATTCATTGCGTGGGACGTTACCGCTAATGAGTTCCAATTAGACGGCAGAAGATTCAATGCCCAAGATAAAAATGCTTTTGTCGGATGGGATTCTTATGCAACGAAACCGAGGGACTTCTTCTGGGAAGATACAGAACTGCCTGTACTCATAAAAAGTGGATTTAATCCCTCATTTGTAACAACACTTACAAAAGAAAAGAATACACCAGATACATCAGTATTCGAAATCACTTATGGCAGAACTCTGGATATTACAAATGCATGGAAGACATCTACACATAGCGGTGTTTCATATTTAAATTCTCAACATCAGTCAGAAGTATACAAAGATAGAAACTATACAGTTAAATATCAAGTAAACTGGAACACTCATGAAGTAAAAATTATTAATTAA
- a CDS encoding DM13 domain-containing protein, whose product MKIKSLAITGSLASALLLGACGNMNDDKMTKMENTSKSMTSNQMMKSGKFMGDKEMVEGVATIKGDKLMLEAFKSSKGPDLHVYLTKDNDIKSGVKVDKVDYDKAEQTFDLKGIDVEDYNTVTIYCDKAHVIFGKAELK is encoded by the coding sequence ATGAAAATAAAATCATTAGCAATTACAGGAAGTTTAGCAAGCGCGTTGTTACTTGGAGCATGTGGAAATATGAATGACGACAAGATGACAAAGATGGAAAATACGTCAAAATCAATGACCAGTAATCAAATGATGAAGTCAGGCAAATTTATGGGTGATAAAGAAATGGTTGAAGGTGTGGCAACAATTAAAGGTGACAAATTAATGTTAGAAGCGTTTAAATCCTCGAAAGGACCAGACTTACATGTGTATTTAACAAAAGATAATGATATTAAATCAGGTGTGAAAGTGGATAAAGTGGATTACGATAAGGCTGAACAAACATTTGATCTTAAAGGAATTGACGTAGAAGATTATAATACGGTTACAATATACTGTGATAAGGCGCATGTCATTTTTGGTAAAGCGGAACTAAAATAG
- a CDS encoding DoxX family membrane protein gives MKKWIITVLRISAGIYMLQQGIEKMTGDFHVESLTDVIEMNTDSPIWYKMFFVAVIAPLYPLFNILIPLGEILIGISLIIGNLSFIASLFGIFIMLNYIWADMIYTYPLQLLIFIILVMNKAVIEQFTVTNIINKLIKKHNN, from the coding sequence GTGAAAAAATGGATTATAACTGTTTTAAGAATCAGTGCCGGCATATATATGTTGCAGCAAGGAATAGAGAAGATGACGGGAGACTTTCATGTTGAAAGTCTAACAGATGTCATCGAGATGAATACGGATTCTCCGATTTGGTATAAGATGTTCTTTGTTGCAGTGATAGCCCCTTTATATCCATTGTTTAATATACTCATACCTTTAGGTGAAATACTAATAGGAATCAGTTTGATCATTGGTAATTTATCATTTATAGCTAGTCTGTTTGGTATATTTATTATGTTAAATTATATATGGGCAGATATGATATATACATATCCCTTACAGTTGCTTATTTTCATAATTCTTGTGATGAACAAAGCTGTAATTGAACAATTCACTGTTACAAATATAATAAATAAGCTGATTAAGAAGCATAATAATTAA
- a CDS encoding NAD(P)/FAD-dependent oxidoreductase, with protein MHNGNLYWPHTYMKDDYNDVLATEYDVVIIGGGMSGALSAYRFSKAGYRTLIVEQHEIGSGSSAANTGLMQYMSDKLLHECVEDFGVLEAYHFYKASKEGLQDIGEISKLLHPDVNFIQRDSLFYASKKKDRQTIIDEYNALKRYDFPVEYVTEEQLKSEYGINKYNALITREDAEINPYVFVNELVKYAHTHYNLHCIEHCELTSYKAHDGVVECKLTDRKVLAKHLIMTTGYAKNKITKKYIHREAFVASYAVVTKPIHNNFWKDKVMIWESARPYLYIRHVPGNRVLIGGLDESTDKIPSQRHINKRGKQLIKAFNKLFPHIDVEMDYAYGARFGETKDGKPFIGKIEDNAEVYGLYGYGGNGTVYSSFGSKLLLDMIDGKYNPLSEIFKLKR; from the coding sequence ATGCATAACGGAAATTTATATTGGCCCCATACATATATGAAAGACGATTATAATGATGTTTTAGCAACGGAATATGATGTTGTGATTATCGGTGGAGGGATGAGTGGTGCACTTAGTGCGTATCGATTCTCGAAAGCAGGATATCGCACGCTTATTGTGGAACAGCACGAAATAGGTAGCGGTAGTAGTGCTGCAAATACAGGATTAATGCAATATATGAGTGATAAACTGCTGCATGAATGTGTTGAAGACTTTGGCGTATTAGAGGCTTATCATTTTTATAAAGCGAGTAAAGAAGGTTTGCAAGATATCGGAGAAATATCAAAATTACTGCATCCGGATGTTAATTTTATACAAAGGGATAGTTTGTTCTATGCATCCAAGAAGAAAGATAGGCAAACGATTATAGATGAATATAATGCATTGAAACGCTATGATTTTCCTGTCGAATATGTGACAGAAGAACAATTGAAGTCCGAATATGGAATAAATAAGTATAACGCACTGATAACTCGTGAAGATGCAGAGATTAATCCGTATGTATTTGTTAATGAACTCGTTAAATATGCACATACACATTACAATCTCCATTGTATCGAGCATTGTGAACTTACTTCCTACAAAGCGCATGATGGTGTTGTTGAATGTAAACTTACAGACCGAAAAGTATTGGCAAAACATTTAATTATGACAACTGGCTATGCTAAAAATAAGATAACAAAAAAATATATTCATAGAGAAGCATTTGTAGCAAGCTATGCAGTAGTCACAAAACCGATTCATAATAATTTCTGGAAAGATAAAGTGATGATATGGGAATCAGCCCGTCCGTATCTTTATATACGACATGTCCCGGGAAATAGAGTGTTGATTGGTGGTTTAGATGAGTCTACGGATAAAATTCCATCGCAGCGACATATTAACAAAAGAGGGAAACAATTAATAAAAGCTTTTAATAAGTTGTTTCCTCATATTGACGTAGAGATGGATTATGCTTATGGAGCACGCTTTGGAGAAACGAAGGATGGTAAACCGTTTATCGGCAAGATAGAAGATAATGCTGAAGTTTATGGTCTGTATGGCTATGGGGGAAATGGTACGGTGTATTCATCCTTCGGTAGCAAGTTGCTCTTAGATATGATTGACGGAAAGTATAATCCTCTAAGCGAGATATTTAAATTGAAAAGATAG